A window of Polyangiaceae bacterium genomic DNA:
GTTCCACGGAATGTCGATGTGGAAGAGGTCGGCGCAATGGTTTTGCAGGTTGAGGCCCTCGCGGGCGGCGTCGGTGGCGATGAGGATGCGGACGGGGTGTTCTTTGGGGTCGCCGTTGAACGAGCGTTGGATTTCCTCGCGGGCTTCGTCGCCCATGCCGCCATGAAAAACGGCGATGCGTTCATCGCCGCGACGGGTGTCTTCGAATGCGGCTCCGAGAATCTTTTGCCAATACCGCATGGTATCACCGTATTCGGTGAAAAGAATGACGCGACGGTCGTTCCACGTGCCCGGACAGAGCTCGGTACGAAGCCATTGCAGGAGCCAAGCAACTTTGGCATCGGGCCGAAGACGATGCTGGCGGGAGACGTCGAGCATTTTTTCGAGCAGCTCGCGGGCACGGCCTTCGGGCGAGGAGATGGCGGTCGAGGCGGACGCTACGTCGGCGGCATCTTCCGCGTCGCGCTGTTCGTCGTCGACGCCGTGTGCATCTTCGTCTTCGTCGGCGGGGCGTGAAAACGTGCTTTGCTGGGGGGAAGGATTTCCCACGCGGGCGGCGTGCGCTTGCAAGGTGCGATGAAAGGCTTCGATGCTGGAGAGCAGGCGCTTTTGGAGATTGATGAAGACGAGCTGGCCGCGGCCGCGCTTGGGTTTCACGAGGTCGGTGTATTCAGCGAGCATGCGGGACAATTCGAGCTCGGGGCTGTCCGTGGGATGCAGGGGGATACGGACGACGTCGCGCGTGGGGAAATCGCTTTTGCCGAGGGCTTGCAGGTCGCGTTTGAGGCGGCGGACCATGACGGCATTGAGGGATTTCGAGCCGGCGGCGATGGGAACGCCGGGGGTGAAGCGTTGTGGATCGAGCATGGCCATGAGGGCGCTGAAGCTATTGGAATGGCCGTTGTGGGGGGTAGCGGAGAGGAACAGACGATTCTCGAAGCGGGGGCCGATTTCGTCGCGCATCATGTAGGTGATATGCGAATCGACGGCGTACAGACTGGCCGAAGCGGGAGCCGCGGTATGGGCTTCGTCGAGGACGAGGAGGCTTTTTTTCAAACGCGTGCCCAAATGCACGAGGAGAGGCTCGCGGTATTCCGGGCGGCGCAGGGTTTGATACGATACGATGAAACGATTGTGGGTGCTCCAAGCATTGACGCCGAAGCCGCGTTCGCGACGGCGGCGAGCGACGAGGTCGCGGTCCATGATTTCGAAGCGTTGGCCAAAGCGTTTTTCCATTTCGCCGCGCCATTGAAGGCATAGCGATGCTGGGCACACGACGAGGACGAAGGCGACGCGTTGCCGGAGCTGGAGCTCTTGCATGACGAGGCCGGCTTCGATGGTTTTTCCGAGGCCGACGTCATCGGCGATGAATAGGTTTGCCCGGGGCAATTCGAGGGCTTTTTTGAGGGGGGTGAGCTGATGGTCGAGCAGCTTGATGCCAGCGCGAAATGGCGATTGAAAACGATCGGCGCGCGTGGCGGTGACGCTGCTCCATTTGAGAGCATGAAAATACGCGGCAAAGCGACGCGGCGGGTCGACGGATTGCACCGCACCGAGCCCCTCGGCTTCGGGAAGGAGGACTTTCGCACCAAGCTCGAGCTCCCACAGGACGGAGAGGCGGACACCTTGGGCGTCGTCGTCGAGGCAAACCAAGTCGACGCGGGTGGCTTCGTTGGGGGCTTCGGGGGCGAAGACGTCTTCGACGAGGTATTGGCGCTGGCGGACGAGGGTGATGTCGCCGCGAACGGGGGTATCGCGCATGACGACACGTGCGCCGAAGAGACCGGGCGGCGGGGAGCTATCGCGCACGCCGAGGGCTTGGAGGAGGCGCGCAGCGAGCTCTTGACGTGCGCGGCCCGTAGGATCGAGCTGAAGGGCCTGGCACGCAGCACGAAGCTCGTCGCGAGCCATCCACGAAACGACGGCGCGCATGCGGACCTGCTCGGAGCGGGCGAGCGCTGCGGCAAGCTCGGCTTTGGTCGCTTTTTGGGGGACGGAGACGCCGAAGGAGCGGGCTAGCTCGATGAGGCGGCCGCGCGAAGGCAAGGATTCGAGGAGTGTGCGAGCGGTTTCAGAAGGAGCGTGCATCGTGGTCGTGGGCGGTTGTGGCGGGAGGAACCGTACACCACGCGGGCGCGAGGCGGGAAATTTTTTCGAGGCGTCCACACGCAACGGAATCCGAGCACCAACATCAAATTTGTCATGCCGGGACAGATGGAACGCGAAGGCAAGATCATTCCCCCTGCCGAACCGCCCCCGCCTGGGCCTGCCGAGCCCGTAAAACCGCCCATGCGCGAGCCTGAACAAGGTCCTCCCGTGCGCGACCCGGTGCGCAAGAAGGGCCCCGTGGGCGATCCCGCGCCCGCCGAGCCACCGCGACGGGATCCACCGCCTGCGCCACCTTCGCCGGGCGAGCCTAGCCCAATCATCGAGGATCCTCTGGCGCCAGGGCAGCCAGAAAAACCCATCATTGCAGCATTGTCGACGAAATGACTTACTCGACCAATCGCCGCGCGTGCCCGAGCACCCGAGGACCATCCTTCGTCCCCGTCGGCGTCGGCTCCCAGCCGCGAGCGACACGCGCACCGAGCAATTCGTCCGCAGTAGGTTGGTGATCCCAGACGGCGACCGCCGCCAATCCACCCAGTCACGTCGTATCGTACACGAGCCACACGCCGCTCGGGTGCTGCATGACGACATCGTGCGTGTATTCATCCTGCACGACGACGTCTTTCACGAGCTGGATGGGATTCATGCCAAGCCCCCAGCGCACGACATCCTCGAGCGTTTTTTGCGACGCAAACAATGCCTCGATGCTCGATCGCACATCGTCACCGACACGCACCCGCCATTCGACGTCACGGCGTTCGGGGATCGCACAACTCGACATAATGAGAAGACCATAGCACGACTCGCCCGCTCGGGTAGCATCGACAACGAGTCGCCACCGTGCTCACGTTTCGGGGCGGCCAATCAGCCGGTGGATCTGAGCAGAAAGCTCCTTCAAGTTGAAGGGCTTTTGCAAAAACGCATCTTCGCCGAGCGAGTCGGCCGCAACGATTTCACGCGCGGCGCTCATGAGAATCACCGGTATCTTCGACTTACGCGCATCCCCTCGAATGGCTCGCAAAACCTCGCGGCCATCCACGATGGGCATCATCAAGTCGGTAATGACGAGGTCGACCGTTTCCGCATCGAGAGTCCGCAGTCCTTCACGACCGTCGGCCGCATGGAGAACCCGATACCCCTCGTCGGTCATTGCAATGTCGATGACCTCGCCAATCGCCATCTCGTCGTCGATGACAAGGATCGTCTTCATGGCTTCCGCCGACTTCGTCCCGAGGAACGGCCCGACACGATCGACGCGGCGCGTGCTCGACCCGTCAAGACCGCTTCGGCACTGTGAAAAGTTTCGGCCACGTCGATCCCCGTGCGCGAAATCGTGAACTCACG
This region includes:
- a CDS encoding response regulator transcription factor, producing MKTILVIDDEMAIGEVIDIAMTDEGYRVLHAADGREGLRTLDAETVDLVITDLMMPIVDGREVLRAIRGDARKSKIPVILMSAAREIVAADSLGEDAFLQKPFNLKELSAQIHRLIGRPET